One window from the genome of Mucilaginibacter ginsenosidivorans encodes:
- a CDS encoding sugar phosphate isomerase/epimerase family protein encodes MNRRKFISQSTMGAGAMLLLPEFLKADGRAKVKHPIGFQTYPIRDMVTRDFAGTMKTMAGMGYQYTEMCYPAGYDDFKPLASVKASDLKKMIEDAGLKCPSCHFGMNNLKNNFGDCIEFAHALGMTQVVTPGLETPGKTIDDFKKACGELNAIAAKAKSEGLATGLHNHEGEFKMLDGELIYDAILGALDAGLVKMQFQTEVIKLGYKGSDYFKKYPGRFISAHLSDWTADKKQVPVGQGVIDWKEFFAAAKTGGVKNFFVEMNFDTYKDSASYIHGLLG; translated from the coding sequence ATGAACAGGAGAAAATTTATAAGTCAAAGCACAATGGGCGCAGGGGCAATGCTGTTGCTACCGGAATTTTTAAAAGCTGATGGTAGAGCGAAAGTTAAACACCCCATCGGTTTCCAGACCTACCCGATAAGGGATATGGTTACCAGGGATTTTGCCGGCACCATGAAAACGATGGCAGGCATGGGTTACCAGTATACAGAAATGTGTTACCCCGCCGGGTATGATGACTTTAAACCACTGGCATCGGTCAAAGCTTCCGATCTGAAAAAGATGATCGAAGATGCCGGGCTGAAGTGCCCGAGCTGCCATTTCGGGATGAATAACCTGAAGAACAATTTTGGCGATTGCATCGAATTTGCCCACGCACTCGGCATGACGCAGGTTGTAACCCCTGGTTTGGAAACGCCGGGAAAAACCATTGACGACTTTAAAAAAGCCTGCGGCGAATTAAACGCCATTGCCGCTAAGGCAAAAAGCGAAGGCCTGGCAACCGGCCTGCACAACCATGAAGGCGAATTTAAAATGCTGGATGGTGAGCTTATTTATGACGCGATCCTGGGTGCGCTTGACGCCGGCCTGGTAAAAATGCAGTTCCAGACAGAGGTGATCAAATTAGGTTATAAAGGGTCCGATTACTTCAAAAAATACCCCGGCAGGTTTATTTCGGCTCACTTATCCGACTGGACGGCTGATAAAAAACAGGTGCCGGTAGGGCAGGGTGTTATTGATTGGAAGGAGTTTTTCGCCGCGGCAAAAACCGGAGGCGTGAAGAACTTCTTTGTCGAAATGAATTTTGATACGTATAAGGATA